From Jiangella mangrovi:
CTGCTGAGCCGGGTCGAGGCCACCTACGTCGCCAAGACCTACCAGGACCTCGACCGCCTGATCGCCGACCTGCCGGTGCGCCGCCAGCCCGCCGCAGGCCTCGTGCCCCGCCCGCTGGCCACTCCGCTGTCCGCGCCGCGGCCCCCGAGGCGGCGTACCGGCCGGCGCATCGCGCGCGGCCTGCTCACGTTCTCGTGGTGGGTCTACGGCATCGCCGTCGCCGTCAACCTCATGATCTGGCTGCTGGTCAGCATCGGTGGCGGCGGTCCCGAGTACTTCTGGCCCGTCTGGGTGGCCGGGCCCTGGGGCGTGCTGCTCGGCGGCCTCGAAATGGCGTACCGGTCCGGCGAGACGCCCTCACAGCGCTGACCGCGGGTCGGCTTGCTGCTCCGATTGGCCTCTGGTAGGCCGCTTGCCGTACAATTCTTGGTCGGCCCACTGTGGTCTGTTTCGTTGT
This genomic window contains:
- a CDS encoding DUF1707 SHOCT-like domain-containing protein, yielding MGAERFEMRASDADRDRVAEILRDAHGEGRLGQDELLSRVEATYVAKTYQDLDRLIADLPVRRQPAAGLVPRPLATPLSAPRPPRRRTGRRIARGLLTFSWWVYGIAVAVNLMIWLLVSIGGGGPEYFWPVWVAGPWGVLLGGLEMAYRSGETPSQR